Proteins encoded within one genomic window of Eurosta solidaginis isolate ZX-2024a chromosome 1, ASM4086904v1, whole genome shotgun sequence:
- the LOC137238245 gene encoding protein claret segregational-like, whose product MDSKLPKPSGLKRPTPLTRNILPMDRIKTATLGFGTKSANLSLDTFQPLARDLTNLPYGFQRRERAGSPDIVRSQSACYTGMARAKLRRSRSVSDIRDIREIRPMKRPETTLAPIPAKTTRYAYTGASTNGATQIHSVFNSNVTANRPPRIGNVTASITVSSKRQLPTRPQIGAGASGSSTVRAAMTNTTATTTTATKAATHNKKATPSSSISTTGAGKPINKRIPPYDFKARYNDLLEKHKILKAKYEEKCEQMGSLDGLPEQLEESQDQLYKTKEELKNLYTERDCLNQQLKSLNLKFDSVTGSLVKTKEELEFIMHEHKILKEAHDTLTHEVLQLRERSSRLTTENKLLHEDLTACKEQLFHANLERKELHNTIMDLRGNIRVFCRVRPPLDFEEDKVLCGWNYIDESTVEIQNYDKNKGGAHTFSFDQVFHPNSKQEDIFEMVSPLIQSALDGYNICIFAYGQTGSGKTYTMDGVPTNAGVIPRTVDLLFDSIKNYKRLGWEYEICVTFLEIYNEVLYDLLSNEQKDMEIRMAKHNKNDIYVSNITQETVTSASRLRDLMHVAKMNRATASTAGNERSSRSHAVTKIELIGLHAEKNETSVGTINLVDLAGSESPKTSTRMNETKNINRSLSELTNVILALLQKQDHIPYRNSKLTHLLMPSLGGNSKTLMFINVAPFMDCFVESVKSLRFAASVNSCKMAKAKRNRYLNTSSNNSL is encoded by the exons ATGGACTCAAAATTGCCAAAGCCGTCAGGTTTAAAGCGTCCAACGCCGCTAACAAGAAATATTTTGCCAATGGATCGAATAAAAACAGCAACGCTTGGTTTTGGTACAAAATCTGCAAATTTATCACTAGATACTTTCCAACCTTTGGCGCGTGATTTAACAAATTTACCATATGGTTTCCAACGAAGAG AACGTGCCGGATCACCAGACATCGTTCGATCGCAATCTGCATGTTACACTGGCATGGCGCGTGCCAAACTGCGACGCAGCCGCTCAGTCAGTGATATTCGTGACATAAGGGAAATAAGACCAATGAAACGACCAGAAACAACGCTTGCTCCTATACCTGCCAAGACAACGCGCTATGCATATACAGGCGCATCTACAAATGGCGCAACACAAATTCATTCTGTATTCAACTCAAATGTTACAGCTAATAGACCACCGCGCATAGGTAATGTAACAGCTTCCATAACAGTATCTTCAAAAAGGCAATTACCAACACGACCTCAAATTGGAGCAGGAGCTAGTGGTAGTAGTACCGTACGCGCTGCTATGACGAATACCACGGCGACAACGACAACAGCAACAAAAGCTGCCACTCATAACAAAAAAGCTACACCCAGTTCCTCAATATCAACCACGGGTGCTGGAAAACCAATTAATAAACGTATACCGCCTTACGATTTTAAGGCGCGTTATAATGATTTATTGGaaaaacataaaattctaaaAGCAAAATATGAAGAGAAATGTGAGCAGATGGGTTCGTTGGATGGACTACCAGAACAGCTTGAAGAATCACAGGATCAGTTATATAAAACCAAAGAAGAGCTAAAAAATCTTTACACTGAGCGTGATTGTTTAAATCAGCAACTCAAATCcttaaatttgaaatttgattCCGTTACGGGCTCACTTGTAAAGACTAAGGAGGAATTGGAGTTTATAATGCATGAACATAAG ATTCTAAAAGAAGCCCACGATACACTTACCCATGAAGTACTACAGCTACGCGAACGATCCTCACGTTTAACCACCGAAAATAAATTGTTACATGAAGATTTGACTGCCTGCAAGGAGCAACTGTTTCATGCAAACTTGGAACGCAAAGAATTACATAACACTATAATGGATTTGCGTGGCAACATACGCGTATTCTGTCGTGTAAGGCCGCCATTAGATTTTGAAGAAGATAAAGTACTCTGTGGCTGGAATTATATTGATGAATCCACAGTTGAAATACAAAACTACGATAAgaataaaggtggagcgcacacTTTCTCCTTTGATCAAGTCTTCCATCCTAATTCAAAACAGGAGGATATTTTCGAGATGGTATCACCTTTAATACAATCTGCCTTGGATGGTTACAATATTTGTATATTTGCCTATGGACAAACCGGCAGCGGAAAAACATATACAATGGACGGTGTGCCGACAAATGCTGGCGTTATTCCACGCACAGTCGATTTACTTTTCGATTCCATTAAAAATTATAAACGTCTTGGTTGGGAATATGAAATATGTGTAACATTTTTGGAAATCTATAACGAAGTCTTATATGATTTGCTGAGCAACGAACAGAAAGATATGGAAATACGCATGGCTAAACATAATAAGAACGATATATATGTGTCAAATATAACTCAGGAGACTGTAACCTCTGCTTCACGTTTACGCGATTTGATGCATGTGGCAAAAATGAATCGTGCCACGGCTTCAACAGCAGGCAATGAACGTTCATCACGTTCTCATGCTGTTACAAAAATTGAACTTATTGGGCTTCATGCCGAGAAAAATGAGACGTCAGTAGGAACGATAAATCTTGTAGATTTAGCTGGCTCTGAGTCACCCAAAACTAGTACACGTATGAACGAAACTAAAAATATAAATCGTTCACTATCCGAGCTCACAAATGTTATATTAGCATTATTGCAAAAACAGGATCATATACCATATCGCAATTCCAAATTAACGCATTTGTTAATGCCTTCATTGGGAGGCAATTCAAAAACATTGATGTTTATAAATGTAGCTCCATTTATGGATTGCTTCGTAGAGTCTGTGAAATCATTACGTTTTGCGGCATCGGTTAATTCATGTAAAATGGCTAAGGCGAAACGCAATCGCTACTTGAATACATCTAGTAATAACTCACTCtag
- the LOC137238246 gene encoding 3'(2'),5'-bisphosphate nucleotidase 1 yields the protein MTATPQMMRIMALSINTAARAGTIIRDVMQRGNLGIVEKEGKDDLQTEADRSAQQCIIASLSRKFPNVRVIGEEGDSNLDVKAEWLVTEENNDFLTNCCPQEWLEVKEEEFVVWVDPLDGTSEYTQGLLEHVTVLIGVAVKGRAVGGVIYQPYYKQSNGDLGRTIWGLIGLGTGGFEPKTPPKGQMIVTTTRSHSTPLVQQALDALSPTEVIKVGGAGYKVIQLLEGKAHAYIFASPGCKRWDTCAPEAVLEAYGGTLTDLAGVHYSYSSDVEYKNRMGVLATIPGLSHADLAAKVPYKIIETLKS from the exons atgACGGCGACTCCTCAGATGATGCGTATTATGGCTTTGTCCATTAACACCGCAGCACGTGCTGGTACAATTATTAGAGACGTAATGCAGCGCGGTAATCTTGGCATTGTGGAAAAGGAG GGTAAAGATGACCTCCAAACGGAAGCTGATCGTTCAGCACAGCAATGCATAATCGCATCATTATCACGAAAATTTCCGAATGTGAGAGTAATCGGTGAAGAAGGTGACTCAAACTTAGATGTCAAGGCCGAGTGGTTGGTTACAGAAGAAAATAATGATTTCCTAACAAATTGCTGTCCCCAGGAATGGCTTGAAGTGAAAGAGGAAGAATTCGTAGTATGGGTAGATCCTTTAGATGGAACTTCTGAGTACACACAAG GTCTCTTGGAACACGTGACAGTACTTATTGGTGTGGCAGTTAAGGGTCGCGCTGTTGGCGGTGTCATTTATCAACCATACTACAAGCAATCTAATGGTGATTTGGGTAGAACAATTTGGGGTCTAATAGGTTTAGGTACAGGCGGGTTTGAACCTAAAACACCTCCAAAAGGGCAAATGATTGTTACAACAACTCGCTCGCATTCAACACCACTAGTTCAACAAGCACTCGATGCACTCTCACCGACTGAAGTTATCAAAGTTGGCGGTGCTGGCTATAAGGTAATTCAATTGCTCGAAGGTAAAGCGCATGCTTATATATTTGCGAGTCCCGGTTGTAAACGCTGGGATACTTGTGCCCCAGAAGCTGTACTCGAAGCTTACGGTGGTACACTTACCGACCTTGCTGGCGTACATTACTCTTATTCATCTGATGTTGAATATAAAAATCGTATGGGCGTATTGGCTACCATTCCAGGTTTATCACATGCCGATCTCGCTGCTAAAGTACCGTATAAAATTATAGAGACTTTGAAATCATAA
- the SmD2 gene encoding probable small nuclear ribonucleoprotein Sm D2, which yields MALVKPKSELTPEELARQEEEEFNTGPLSVLTQSVKNNTQVLINCRNNKKLLGRVKAFDRHCNMVLESVKEMWTELPRTGKGKKKVKPVNKDRFISKMFLRGDSVILVLRNPLATAAGK from the exons AT GGCTTTGGTCAAACCAAAATCCGAACTGACACCTGAGGAGCTCGCACGCCAGGAGGAAGAGGAATTTAATACAGGGCCACTTTCAGTGCTCACACAATCTGTGAAGAACAATACCCAAGTGCTGATTAATTGCCGAAATAACAAAAAGTTACTTGGACGTGTTAAGGCTTTCGACCGTCACTGTAATATGGTATTAGAAAGTGTAAAGGAAATGTGGACTGAGCTGCCACGTACAGGGAAGGGCAAGAAAAAAGTTAAACCTGTAAATAAAGATCGTTTCatctcgaaaatgtttttgcgaGGCGACTCAGTAATTTTGGTATTGAGAAACCCATTGGCCACAGCAGCaggaaaataa
- the LOC137245051 gene encoding protein D2-like codes for MRVKAILSISNAFLAFCIIMNINLNAAYNIIQAFEQNEVVPDVVSQAPYQLLKVAYANGLEVIPAAELTPSQVKTEPSMAWEAEPNAYYTLVMTDPDAPSRIEPKFREFKHWLVTNILGNDVSKGDVLAAYVGSGPPQGTGLHRYVFLLYKQPGKLQFNEERVENNCRNGRPKFRAAAFAEKYGLGEPVAGNFFQAQWDEYVPIVHKQLSGN; via the exons ATGCGTGTCAAGGCAATTTTAAGCATTTCCAATGCATTTTTGGCGTTTTGTATCATCATGAACATAAATCTCAACGCAGCTTACAATATAATTCAAGCCTTTGAGCAAAATGAAGTGGTACCTGATGTTGTATCACAAGCGCCATACCAACTCCTTAAG GTCGCCTATGCAAACGGCTTGGAAGTGATTCCTGCTGCCGAATTAACACCAAGCCAAGTCAAGACCGAACCGTCGATGGCATGGGAGGCGGAACCAAATGCTTACTACACACTCGTAATGACTGATCCTGATGCACCAAGTCGCATAGAACCAAAGTTTCGTGAATTTAAACACTGGCTAGTTACCAATATTCTCGGGAATGATGTTAGTAAAGGTGACGTATTGGCCGCTTATGTAGGATCGGGTCCACCGCAAGGTACAGGACTACATCGTTACGTATTTTTATTGTATAAGCAACCGGGCAAACTACAATTCAACGAAGAACGTGTAGAAAATAATTGTCGCaatggacgtcccaaatttcgTGCTGCGGCTTTTGCTGAAAAATATGGGTTGGGCGAACCCGTGGCAGGAAATTTTTTCCAAGCACAATGGGATGAATATGTACCGATTGTACATAAACAGTTATCTGGAAACTAA
- the LOC137245060 gene encoding protein D2-like isoform X1: MAAGANFGSSTDEIFKQHRVVPDVIPKAPNQFLKVNYKGAVAENGIELTPTQVSAQPTVQWDAESDALYTLIMTDPDAPSRKDPRFREFHHWLIGNIPGGDLSKGDVLTAYVGSSPPQGSGLHRYVFLLYKQPTKIRFQEPRIPKNSSQNRPNFSTAKFAKKHKLGDPIAGNLYQAQWDEYVPTVHKQLAGKK, encoded by the exons ATGGCTGCTGGGGCAAATTTTGGCAGTAGCACTGATGAAATTTTTAAACAACACCGTGTTGTACCTGACGTAATACCAAAAGCACCAAATCAATTTCTAAAG GTAAACTACAAGGGCGCAGTGGCTGAAAATGGCATAGAATTAACACCAACTCAAGTATCAGCACAGCCTACAGTCCAATGGGATGCTGAAAGCGACGCCTTATATACGCTCATTATGACCGACCCGGATGCGCCCAGTCGAAAAGATCCAAGATTCCGTGAATTCCATCATTGGTTAATAGGTAATATACCGGGCGGTGACCTGAGTAAAGGTGACGTACTAACCGCATATGTGGGCTCTAGTCCACCTCAAGGGAGTGGACTACATCGCTACGTTTTCTTACTCTATAAACAACCAACAAAAATACGCTTTCAAGAGCCACGCATACCAAAAAATAGCAGCCAAAATCGGCCGAACTTCAGTACAGCGAAATTTGCTAAGAAACATAAATTGGGTGATCCGATCGCTGGAAATCTCTATCAGGCGCAATGGGATGAATATGTGCCGACAGTGCACAAGCAGTTGGCTGGCAAGAAGtga
- the LOC137245060 gene encoding protein D2-like isoform X2 has product MAAGANFGSSTDEIFKQHRVVPDVIPKAPNQFLKVVNYKGAVAENGIELTPTQVSAQPTVQWDAESDALYTLIMTDPDAPSRKDPRFREFHHWLIGNIPGGDLSKGDVLTAYVGSSPPQGSGLHRYVFLLYKQPTKIRFQEPRIPKNSSQNRPNFSTAKFAKKHKLGDPIAGNLYQAQWDEYVPTVHKQLAGKK; this is encoded by the exons ATGGCTGCTGGGGCAAATTTTGGCAGTAGCACTGATGAAATTTTTAAACAACACCGTGTTGTACCTGACGTAATACCAAAAGCACCAAATCAATTTCTAAAGGTT GTAAACTACAAGGGCGCAGTGGCTGAAAATGGCATAGAATTAACACCAACTCAAGTATCAGCACAGCCTACAGTCCAATGGGATGCTGAAAGCGACGCCTTATATACGCTCATTATGACCGACCCGGATGCGCCCAGTCGAAAAGATCCAAGATTCCGTGAATTCCATCATTGGTTAATAGGTAATATACCGGGCGGTGACCTGAGTAAAGGTGACGTACTAACCGCATATGTGGGCTCTAGTCCACCTCAAGGGAGTGGACTACATCGCTACGTTTTCTTACTCTATAAACAACCAACAAAAATACGCTTTCAAGAGCCACGCATACCAAAAAATAGCAGCCAAAATCGGCCGAACTTCAGTACAGCGAAATTTGCTAAGAAACATAAATTGGGTGATCCGATCGCTGGAAATCTCTATCAGGCGCAATGGGATGAATATGTGCCGACAGTGCACAAGCAGTTGGCTGGCAAGAAGtga
- the LOC137245063 gene encoding protein D2-like, translated as MFSLKQLLLLSLACLTNAADSDITKFMKHLNVIPDLIDEGPQEFLKITFVSGVMADKGVELTPTQVKSQPKVEWKPESADTYYTLLMTDPDAPSRTERVMREWHHWLVGNIPGDQLEKGEVLTEYVGSGPPKDTGLHRYIFLLYKQPNKLEFTETHFTNKMGKGREGFSTKNFVKKYGLSVPVAGNFFQAQFDDSVPELHKQLGY; from the exons ATGTTTAGCCTGAAACAACTACTCCTACTAAGCTTAGCATGCCTGACAAACGCTGCTGATTCCGATATTACCAAATTCATGAAGCACTTGAACGTAATACCAGATCTCATTGACGAAGGACCACAGGAATTTTTAAAG ATAACTTTTGTTAGTGGTGTAATGGCCGATAAAGGTGTAGAATTAACACCAACACAAGTGAAAAGTCAACCGAAAGTTGAATGGAAGCCAGAGTCTGCTGACACTTATTATACGCTGCTAATGACTGATCCGGATGCGCCAAGTCGAACTGAGCGGGTAATGCGTGAATGGCATCATTGGCTGGTGGGTAATATACCTGGAGATCAATTGGAGAAAGGTGAAGTACTAACGGAATATGTAGGTTCTGGTCCACCAAAGGATACCGGCTTGCATCGTTATATTTTTTTGCTCTATAAGCAACCTAACAAATTGGAATTCACCGAAACACATTTCACAAATAAAATGGGTAAGGGACGCGAAGGTTTCTCTACTAAGAACTTTGTAAAAAAATATGGTTTAAGCGTGCCGGTTGCTGGTAATTTCTTTCAAGCACAATTCGATGACTCTGTCCCGGAATTGCATAAGCAATTAGGATATTAA